The Rhodococcus triatomae genome includes a window with the following:
- a CDS encoding TetR/AcrR family transcriptional regulator: MSRGMQTGHHSRRAEDAPAHRARPKDRRNQIARAAAEAFSRDGYHSVTVEEIASAVGISGAALYRHFPNKYALFREVTSNLAGALEVASTAADGTSPPTESSEIFDAQLGAIIGTTIDLRRSAGLYRWEGRYLEPRDRHEIRARVWLVNRRVGATLRDLRPELPEFDNVLLTMAMFSAVGSITAHSVPIARGRLEELLLAACRRLSTVTWIPEPCAAAGPRGHTGIPSVNKREQLLSEAIRLFDAHGYHDVSIEQIAASTGLNASGLYRHFTSKADLLAAAFHRAADRLAVGVSSALAASATPRDALDALVDVYVQLSFAQRELLSVYFSEGANLSPGRRAELRAIQRLNVDEWAHMVRSCRAGLSVVESRILVHAALNLVVDVGRFLHFESTGDAQMRIRRMMLAVMVDG; this comes from the coding sequence CACCGGGCGCGCCCGAAGGACCGCCGCAACCAGATCGCCAGGGCCGCAGCGGAAGCGTTCAGCCGGGACGGCTACCACTCGGTGACGGTCGAGGAGATCGCATCCGCCGTCGGAATCTCCGGCGCAGCCCTCTATCGCCATTTCCCCAACAAGTACGCGCTCTTCCGGGAAGTGACGAGCAATCTCGCCGGGGCACTCGAGGTGGCCTCGACCGCGGCAGACGGCACCTCCCCACCCACGGAGTCGTCGGAGATCTTCGACGCCCAGCTCGGCGCGATCATCGGTACGACCATCGATCTCCGTCGTTCGGCCGGCCTGTACCGTTGGGAGGGAAGGTATCTCGAACCCCGGGATCGACACGAGATTCGGGCCCGGGTGTGGCTGGTCAATCGTCGTGTCGGCGCCACTCTTCGCGATCTGCGGCCGGAACTTCCCGAATTCGACAACGTCCTCCTGACGATGGCCATGTTCAGCGCCGTCGGCAGTATCACCGCCCACAGCGTCCCCATCGCACGCGGCCGTCTCGAGGAACTCCTGCTCGCCGCGTGCCGACGCCTCTCCACGGTCACATGGATCCCCGAGCCGTGTGCCGCCGCCGGGCCGCGCGGGCACACCGGTATCCCGTCGGTGAACAAGCGGGAACAGCTTCTCAGCGAGGCGATTCGGCTGTTCGACGCGCACGGCTACCACGACGTGAGCATCGAACAGATCGCCGCGTCCACAGGTTTGAACGCCTCCGGGCTGTACCGGCACTTCACGAGCAAGGCCGACCTGCTGGCCGCCGCCTTCCACCGGGCGGCCGATCGCCTGGCCGTCGGCGTGAGTTCGGCGCTCGCGGCCTCCGCCACGCCGCGCGATGCGCTGGACGCCCTCGTCGACGTCTACGTACAGCTGTCCTTCGCGCAACGGGAGCTGCTGTCGGTCTACTTCTCGGAAGGGGCCAATCTGTCACCCGGACGAAGGGCCGAACTCCGCGCCATTCAACGGCTCAACGTCGACGAATGGGCGCACATGGTCCGGTCCTGCCGAGCCGGGCTCTCGGTCGTCGAATCCCGGATCCTGGTCCACGCCGCGCTGAATCTCGTCGTGGACGTGGGGCGCTTTCTTCACTTCGAGTCCACGGGCGATGCGCAGATGCGCATCCGCCGGATGATGCTGGCCGTCATGGTCGACGGGTGA